The Saprospiraceae bacterium genome contains the following window.
CTCCGGTATCAACGCCTAAAATCGAATTACAAACAATATGATCTGCAATGCGAGCAAGTTCCATAACCATAACACGCATATAATCAACGCGCTTTGGCACTTTAACTCCTAATAATTTTTCTACTGTTAAATACCAACCTGTATTATTAATGGGTGCAGAGCAATAATTCAATCGATCTGTAAGCGGTGTAATTTGATAAAAAGGCCTGCGCTCTGCTATTTTTTCAAAAGCTCTGTGAATATATCCTACCGTTTGTTCGCCATGTACAATGCGCTCTCCATCCATAGTAAGCACATTTTGAAAAATACCATGGGTTGCAGGATGGGTTGGACCCAAATTAAGCGTATTGTATGGAATCTCCGGTTTATCGGGCAATTTAATGTTTGCTAAAAATTCTAAGTTGGTCTTCATCCCTCTTATCTTCCAAATTGGTAATCAATTTTATCTTCCCGGTTAGGGTCTTCTAAAGGAAATTCTTTTCTCATGGGAAATGCTACCATTTCATCCATATTGAGAATGCGTTTAAGATTTGGGTGACCCAAAAATTGAACACCGTAAAAATCATAGGTTTCACGTTCCATCCAATTTGCAGATCCATAAATTCCAGTTAAACTTGGAACTTCCGGTTTGCTTTCTGAAACAAAAACTTTCACTCGCAAGCGCAATTGATGTTTCATGCTTTGCAAATGATAAACAACTCCTATTTCTTTTGCTGTTTGATCTGGATAATGAACGCCACAGATATCTGTTAAAAAATTTATTGCAAGCACCTCATCCTTGTATAAAAAATGAACAAACTGATACAACTGTTTTATATCAAGTTCGCAGGTATATACACCAAATGCATCTTGAGAAATCTGGATTCCAATAGATAAATGCGCATCGATGTGCTGTTGAATTGTTGCGAGATTGATGGGTTCCATTATTTCACAATATATTCTTCTAATAATTTTTTGTACTCTTCGGAATTTCTTCTTCTGAGTGATTCTTTCCCAATTAAATCCTGAATGCGCATGACACCATCAATAATTTGTTCAGGTCTGGGAGGACATCCGGGAACGTAAACATCTACTGGAATGATGCGATCAATTCCTTGTAAAACACTGTAGGTATCAAAGATCCCTCCACTTGATGCACAGGCTCCGACAGCAATGACCCATTTCGGTTCTGCCATTTGTTCATAAACCTGCCTTAAAACGGGTCCCATTTTTTTTGCTATCGTCCCCATCACCATAAGTAAATCTGCCTGACGAGGTGTAAAGCTTAAACGCTCCGATCCAAAACGTGCCAAATCATAATGAGATGACATCGTGGACATAAATTCAATTCCACAACAGGAAGTGGCAAACGGAAGTGGCCAAATACTGTTTTTGCGAGCTAAACCTACTACGGAATCCAGGCTGGTTGCAAAAAAACCTTGTCCTCCAATTCCTTCCGGTGCTTCAACTATTTTTACTGTACTCATTTTTAACTGTCAATCAATTCTTGTATTGAAACCAATTTAATGTTCTTCGTTTGTTTCCCATTTCAAAATTCCTTTCAACAATACATAATAGAAACCAGCCATCAGCAAAGCAAGAAAAATAAACATTTCAGCAAAGCCAAACCAGCCCAACTTTCTAAAATTGACTGCCCAGGGATACATAAATATAATTTCCACATCAAACAGTACAAACAAGATGGCTGTCATAAAATATCGAATCGAAAAAGGGCTTCGAGCATTTCCTACAGCATCTAAACCACATTCAAAACTGGCATCTTTGCGTTTTCCGGACCGCTTTGGACCCAATAAATGCGTTCCAATTAAGGTAATTACAACAAAACCCATTGCAACTAGCAACTGGATTAAGATTGGTATATAGTCAAAAGGTACGTGTTGTGCCTCCATACGGCCATTATAATTGGCGCAAATATAACGGCGCTTAAGCACAAATGATAGTATTTTCCGTGCTTTTGGACGATTAAAACAAGGCTTTTTAGAAACTTCTTACTTTTGTTTAAATTTCACACCATGCGAATTTCAATAATCAGAAAAGCCCACTTCAATGCAGCCCATAGACTTTATAAACCTGAATGGTCTGATGAGAAAAACCGCAGTATTTTTGGAATCTGCAGCAATCCTAATTTTCATGGCCACAATTACGAACTGGATGTCAAAATAAGTGGTGAATTGGATCCGGAAACTGGAATCCTCATGGATCTGAAAACCTTGAAGGAAATTTTAGAGCAGCATGTCGAATTGTATTTTGACCACAAAAATCTGAACATGGATTTGCCAGAATTTAAATCCAGGGTTCCAACTGCAGAAAATATATGCATATTGATTTATGAAATTCTTCGAAAAGTAATTTCAGAGCACTTAGACATTCACATCAGATTGTCAGAAACACCCAGGAATTTTGTTGAATACCCTGCTTGAAATGTATTTTGTACGGATGCAGATCCTATA
Protein-coding sequences here:
- a CDS encoding NADH-quinone oxidoreductase subunit C, whose protein sequence is MEPINLATIQQHIDAHLSIGIQISQDAFGVYTCELDIKQLYQFVHFLYKDEVLAINFLTDICGVHYPDQTAKEIGVVYHLQSMKHQLRLRVKVFVSESKPEVPSLTGIYGSANWMERETYDFYGVQFLGHPNLKRILNMDEMVAFPMRKEFPLEDPNREDKIDYQFGR
- a CDS encoding NADH-quinone oxidoreductase subunit B; this encodes MSTVKIVEAPEGIGGQGFFATSLDSVVGLARKNSIWPLPFATSCCGIEFMSTMSSHYDLARFGSERLSFTPRQADLLMVMGTIAKKMGPVLRQVYEQMAEPKWVIAVGACASSGGIFDTYSVLQGIDRIIPVDVYVPGCPPRPEQIIDGVMRIQDLIGKESLRRRNSEEYKKLLEEYIVK
- a CDS encoding NADH-quinone oxidoreductase subunit A, whose amino-acid sequence is MEAQHVPFDYIPILIQLLVAMGFVVITLIGTHLLGPKRSGKRKDASFECGLDAVGNARSPFSIRYFMTAILFVLFDVEIIFMYPWAVNFRKLGWFGFAEMFIFLALLMAGFYYVLLKGILKWETNEEH
- a CDS encoding 6-carboxytetrahydropterin synthase; the protein is MRISIIRKAHFNAAHRLYKPEWSDEKNRSIFGICSNPNFHGHNYELDVKISGELDPETGILMDLKTLKEILEQHVELYFDHKNLNMDLPEFKSRVPTAENICILIYEILRKVISEHLDIHIRLSETPRNFVEYPA